One region of Elusimicrobiota bacterium genomic DNA includes:
- a CDS encoding glycosyltransferase family 2 protein encodes MKDGIAVIVPVYNEKGKIGRALSRIPPGVVAEVVAVSDASYDGSDEEAAAAGATVLRHEKTVGVGAAIRTGLRYGLKKGYGILVVMAGNDKDDPAEIPRLIEPIASRGYDYVQGSRYARGGAYGKMPLHRVILTRAYPWLVRLATGFPITDATNGFRAIRASLLKDQRINLDQEWLNRGELEYYLQLKALFLGYKVCEVPVTKIYPDLSAYRRYTKIRPVVDWIGNLRPIVYLTFDIKS; translated from the coding sequence GTGAAAGACGGGATCGCGGTCATAGTCCCGGTCTACAACGAAAAAGGCAAGATCGGGCGGGCGCTCTCGCGCATTCCCCCCGGGGTGGTGGCCGAGGTGGTGGCGGTTTCCGACGCCTCCTACGATGGCAGCGACGAGGAGGCCGCCGCCGCCGGGGCCACGGTCCTGCGCCATGAGAAGACCGTGGGGGTGGGGGCCGCCATCCGCACGGGGCTCCGCTACGGGCTCAAGAAGGGCTACGGAATTCTCGTCGTCATGGCCGGAAACGACAAGGACGATCCCGCCGAGATCCCCCGGCTCATCGAGCCCATCGCCAGCCGAGGCTACGACTACGTGCAGGGCTCGCGCTACGCTCGGGGCGGGGCCTACGGCAAGATGCCCCTTCACCGCGTGATATTGACGCGGGCCTATCCCTGGCTCGTGCGCCTGGCCACGGGATTTCCCATCACCGACGCCACCAACGGATTCCGCGCGATCCGGGCCTCCCTCCTCAAGGACCAGCGGATCAATCTCGACCAGGAATGGCTTAATAGAGGGGAGCTGGAATACTATCTTCAGCTCAAAGCGCTCTTTCTGGGCTACAAGGTCTGCGAGGTGCCGGTGACCAAGATATATCCCGATTTGAGCGCCTACCGCCGTTATACTAAGATACGTCCTGTGGTGGATTGGATCGGCAATTTGAGGCCGATTGTCTACCTGACTTTCGACATCAAGTCATGA
- a CDS encoding SIS domain-containing protein, with protein MAGKKIKGTLPGRTYAVGPGGLDARGFARWYRGQITAQWEGLDLELVGRMAAVIVEAQAKGRTIYVIGDGGSAASASHIAVDFSKTAARTDQPLVRCLSLCDNNAFITAVGNDISFDAVFSRQLENILKPGDVVLMLSGSGNSPNLISAAKFAKARRAKTLAWLGFDGGKLKSLADLALLVPSDQYGVIEDMHMSLAHIITFYLKQKA; from the coding sequence ATGGCGGGCAAGAAAATAAAAGGCACTCTTCCCGGCCGGACTTATGCCGTGGGGCCGGGTGGGCTCGACGCCCGGGGGTTCGCGCGCTGGTACCGCGGGCAGATCACGGCCCAGTGGGAGGGCTTGGACCTGGAGCTCGTGGGGCGCATGGCGGCCGTGATCGTCGAGGCCCAGGCCAAGGGGCGGACGATTTACGTGATCGGCGATGGGGGCTCGGCCGCGAGCGCCTCCCACATCGCCGTGGATTTCTCGAAAACCGCGGCCCGGACCGACCAGCCCTTGGTGCGCTGCCTGTCCTTGTGCGACAATAACGCCTTTATCACGGCGGTGGGAAACGATATCTCCTTTGACGCGGTGTTCTCCCGTCAGTTGGAGAACATCTTGAAGCCCGGCGACGTGGTCTTGATGCTGAGCGGCTCCGGAAATTCCCCCAACCTCATCTCGGCCGCCAAGTTCGCCAAGGCGCGCCGGGCCAAGACCCTCGCCTGGCTCGGCTTTGACGGCGGCAAGCTCAAGTCCTTGGCCGATTTGGCCTTGCTCGTCCCCTCGGACCAGTACGGGGTGATCGAGGACATGCACATGAGCCTGGCCCACATCATCACGTTCTACTTGAAGCAGAAGGCGTGA
- a CDS encoding HAD family hydrolase — protein sequence MNRAVFLDRDGVIVEEVNYLCDPRELKLLPGAAKAIARLRKAGFKVIVVSNQSGVARGFLSLARLEQIHRRLESLLHKQGAGLDAVYFCPHHPEFGRRQACLCRKPGTEMLEKAAKKFDLEMKSCYLVGDTTTDMRAAYNAGCKGLLVHTGHAGRDGAYRIKPHATFRDLASAALWILSEK from the coding sequence ATGAATCGAGCGGTATTCCTGGACCGGGACGGGGTGATCGTCGAGGAAGTCAATTACCTCTGCGACCCCAGAGAGCTTAAGCTCCTGCCCGGCGCCGCCAAGGCCATCGCCCGATTAAGGAAGGCCGGCTTCAAGGTCATCGTGGTGAGCAACCAATCCGGGGTGGCCCGGGGGTTCTTGAGCTTGGCCCGCCTTGAGCAAATCCACCGGCGCCTGGAAAGCCTTCTGCACAAGCAGGGGGCGGGCCTGGACGCCGTCTATTTCTGCCCCCACCATCCCGAGTTCGGGCGGCGCCAAGCCTGCCTCTGCCGCAAGCCCGGCACGGAAATGCTCGAGAAGGCGGCCAAGAAATTCGACCTGGAGATGAAGAGCTGCTATCTGGTCGGAGACACCACCACCGACATGCGAGCCGCCTATAACGCCGGCTGCAAGGGGCTTCTCGTCCACACCGGGCACGCGGGCCGCGACGGCGCCTACCGGATCAAGCCCCACGCCACCTTCCGCGACCTCGCCTCCGCGGCACTTTGGATTCTTTCCGAGAAATAG
- a CDS encoding glycosyltransferase family 2 protein has protein sequence MPFFSIILPTYNRARMLPSALSTVKRQSFQDFEVLIVDDGSTDDTPRMIEEWTRDSRFKYHRLEKNIGNMHCRNLALGMASGAWITNIDSDDFWTLDRLEVFARHIQARPQAGFVFSNGYLYRYGRIIGMAFDPSHSIKEGKVPGYYAVGEEFLPYLTTNLAIPRELYLKYGNYRKDMIILDNELYARMLEDGVEIAVIREPLAVRRIHEGQVTHKWIEEYPEAVEALKACGTPAEILRQEKEKLVYEVADYLWRALKPKEARDFMLRELGNQAKDSPLYFKTFVPPGALAWAKSARRFYLMLRHHPVWASPEVREVYALINPLLAKEARDPKNA, from the coding sequence ATGCCTTTTTTCTCCATCATACTGCCGACTTATAATCGCGCGCGCATGCTGCCGAGCGCGCTCTCAACCGTGAAAAGGCAGAGCTTCCAGGACTTCGAGGTGCTCATCGTGGACGACGGCTCCACGGACGACACCCCGCGGATGATCGAGGAGTGGACCCGCGATTCCCGCTTCAAGTACCATCGCCTCGAGAAAAACATCGGGAACATGCACTGCCGCAACCTCGCCCTCGGCATGGCCTCGGGGGCCTGGATCACCAACATAGACTCCGACGACTTCTGGACCTTGGACCGGCTGGAGGTTTTTGCCCGGCATATCCAGGCCCGCCCTCAGGCGGGCTTTGTCTTCTCGAACGGCTATCTGTACCGCTACGGCCGGATCATCGGAATGGCCTTCGATCCCAGTCACTCAATAAAGGAAGGTAAAGTCCCAGGCTACTACGCCGTAGGCGAGGAGTTTCTGCCTTACCTCACCACCAATTTAGCCATCCCGCGCGAGCTGTACCTCAAATACGGCAATTACCGCAAGGACATGATAATCCTCGACAACGAGCTTTACGCCCGGATGCTGGAGGACGGGGTGGAGATCGCCGTGATCCGCGAGCCTTTGGCCGTGCGCCGCATCCACGAGGGACAGGTTACCCACAAGTGGATCGAGGAGTATCCCGAGGCCGTGGAGGCCCTGAAGGCTTGCGGCACCCCTGCCGAAATCCTGCGGCAGGAAAAGGAAAAGCTGGTTTACGAAGTGGCCGATTACCTTTGGCGGGCTTTAAAGCCCAAAGAGGCCCGGGACTTCATGCTCAGAGAGCTCGGAAACCAGGCCAAGGACTCCCCGCTTTATTTCAAAACCTTCGTGCCCCCGGGCGCTTTGGCCTGGGCCAAGAGCGCCCGCCGGTTCTATCTCATGCTCCGCCACCACCCGGTCTGGGCTTCTCCCGAGGTCCGGGAAGTCTACGCCCTCATCAATCCCCTGCTGGCCAAGGAAGCCCGGGACCCCAAAAATGCATGA
- a CDS encoding adenine nucleotide alpha hydrolase, translating to MKRAAALWTGGKDCSLALHEARGLGAEVVELVTFVPESPSFLAHPLPFLKRQAQALGLPHRAIQVKPPLDAGYAVAIRTLRREGIDALVTGDIAEVDGHPNWIKEMSRGSEVEVLTPLWGRDRRGLLKDLLDRGFKATFSLVKKPWFTRQWVGRPLDHKAISDMEALASATGLDICGENGEYHTLVLNGPNFRMGLQISAFDVRERAEMLYMDIREIKPLGPSS from the coding sequence ATGAAGCGGGCCGCGGCGTTATGGACCGGGGGAAAGGACTGCTCTCTGGCGCTGCATGAGGCGCGCGGCCTCGGCGCCGAGGTAGTCGAGTTGGTCACCTTCGTTCCCGAATCCCCGTCCTTCCTGGCCCACCCCCTGCCATTTCTCAAGCGCCAAGCGCAGGCTCTAGGCCTTCCCCACCGCGCAATCCAAGTCAAACCGCCCCTCGACGCCGGCTACGCGGTAGCCATTCGGACTCTGAGGCGGGAGGGCATTGACGCCCTGGTGACGGGAGACATCGCCGAGGTGGACGGCCATCCGAATTGGATAAAGGAGATGAGCCGGGGCTCGGAGGTCGAGGTCCTGACCCCGCTTTGGGGCCGGGACCGACGCGGCCTGCTCAAGGACCTCCTGGACCGCGGCTTTAAGGCAACGTTCTCTTTGGTGAAAAAGCCGTGGTTCACGCGCCAGTGGGTCGGCCGGCCCCTAGACCATAAAGCCATAAGCGACATGGAAGCTTTAGCGTCCGCCACCGGGCTCGACATTTGCGGGGAGAACGGAGAATACCATACCCTCGTCCTGAACGGCCCTAATTTCAGAATGGGGCTTCAAATCTCCGCTTTCGACGTGCGTGAAAGAGCGGAGATGCTGTACATGGATATTCGGGAGATTAAACCTCTAGGACCTTCGTCCTAA
- a CDS encoding glycosyltransferase family 39 protein — protein MTDRRLWLVLAGALALRLGYGLRAAPPVLYNTDSYVDLARSLAERGALLGEDGRPTAAREPGYPIVLAAFFRLFGASYWILLIVHSCFGVGMIFYLHALARSLHGERTALGAAFLAAVYPPFIYYAAKPLRETFLCFWAVFCLYWLERASRERRPFLFAAAGAAAAAAVLTKATVLPFALILVPAGFLWTLRGTGQRGLRLVAIYLAVFSAIYGLWPLRNWISFNRLILGNTEGGGTNFYIYQVVPQELGGTLEQTKILSLDPGYQGGRDLDDVARDRYFWRQGLKRVRDHPAAFLRLAAWRLFWDEWRLAPRDRGYDIAYRHVFWASLLSDGWIIPLGFLGLIWAFLKPPGSAWVYLFLLSESLVYAMIFTMIRYRLAMMPFFILYASVGLERCLRRLKA, from the coding sequence ATGACTGACCGCCGGCTGTGGCTGGTCCTAGCGGGGGCCCTGGCCCTGCGCCTGGGTTACGGCCTGCGCGCAGCACCCCCCGTTCTCTACAACACGGACAGCTACGTGGACTTGGCGCGCTCCCTGGCCGAGCGCGGCGCGCTTCTCGGAGAGGACGGCCGGCCCACGGCCGCGCGAGAGCCGGGTTATCCGATCGTGCTGGCCGCGTTCTTCAGGCTCTTCGGCGCGAGCTATTGGATTCTCCTGATCGTCCACTCCTGCTTTGGCGTGGGGATGATATTCTACTTGCACGCCCTGGCCCGCTCCCTTCATGGAGAGCGGACAGCGCTAGGCGCCGCCTTCCTGGCCGCCGTTTATCCCCCTTTTATATATTACGCGGCCAAGCCCCTGCGCGAGACTTTTCTCTGCTTTTGGGCGGTTTTCTGCCTGTATTGGCTGGAACGGGCCTCGCGGGAGAGACGGCCGTTTCTTTTCGCCGCCGCCGGAGCCGCGGCCGCGGCTGCGGTTCTCACCAAGGCCACCGTCCTTCCTTTCGCGTTGATCCTCGTTCCCGCCGGATTTCTATGGACTCTGCGCGGGACGGGCCAGCGCGGCCTGAGGCTCGTGGCCATCTATCTTGCCGTTTTTTCGGCCATTTATGGGCTTTGGCCGCTGCGCAATTGGATAAGCTTTAACCGCTTGATCCTCGGCAACACCGAGGGCGGGGGAACGAACTTCTACATTTACCAGGTGGTGCCCCAGGAGCTCGGGGGAACCCTCGAGCAGACGAAAATCCTAAGTCTGGACCCGGGCTACCAAGGCGGGCGGGACCTGGACGACGTCGCCCGCGACCGCTACTTTTGGAGGCAGGGCCTCAAGCGCGTCCGGGATCACCCGGCCGCCTTCCTGCGCCTGGCCGCCTGGCGCCTGTTTTGGGACGAATGGCGGTTGGCGCCGCGGGACCGAGGCTACGATATCGCCTACCGCCATGTTTTCTGGGCCAGCCTCTTGAGCGACGGCTGGATCATTCCCCTGGGGTTTCTGGGCTTGATATGGGCTTTCCTCAAGCCTCCGGGATCGGCCTGGGTCTATCTTTTCCTTTTATCGGAAAGCCTGGTCTATGCCATGATATTCACCATGATCCGGTATCGCCTGGCCATGATGCCCTTTTTCATCCTGTACGCCAGTGTGGGTCTCGAGCGATGTCTGAGGCGCCTCAAGGCATGA
- a CDS encoding TldD/PmbA family protein yields the protein MERSLKGLRHESFGPPYFMAYRLVDQTRWEWVASLGSILRREHESFQSLYVEARFGSTELDNTDLAFQGWQATVGADPQALRQALWRLTDDAYKGAISGYLEKKAKRAVEYVEEPLADFTQEPPAVLVLDRTPAAFDLARAEKLAKDVSLSLKPYPKIYDSQVSVRLRSPWRYLVTSEGTFLSTPAESVPNALSFWASTRAEDGMKMGVFKTWTMRDLSELPPERELKGEIKALAEKLLELRRAPVQEPMAAPAILDPEFTGVLFHEALGHKLEGQRQRDPQQSQVFKDSVGKRIIPEFLSLWDDPTLESFEGRPLPGFYQYDSEGVAARSVALVERGVLRNFLMSRWPAKGFKRSNGHGRSDFHKRPTGRMANLIVRAEGVRSPEALKAELLALIRKSGKPYGFWLVGSSGGENPNSRQAAQTLEVRPQFVYRVDGKTGEMTLVRGVSLVGTPLVILNRITAAGNDPRLSSGYFCGAESGSIPVSQIAPSVLVSEVELQRIPEDRSRPPLLPSPLHD from the coding sequence ATGGAGCGCTCTCTCAAGGGTCTGAGGCACGAAAGCTTCGGCCCGCCGTATTTCATGGCCTACCGCCTGGTGGACCAGACTCGCTGGGAGTGGGTTGCCTCCCTGGGCTCCATCCTGCGTCGCGAGCATGAGAGCTTCCAGAGCCTTTACGTGGAGGCGCGCTTCGGCTCGACCGAGCTCGACAACACCGATCTTGCCTTCCAAGGCTGGCAGGCTACCGTCGGGGCCGATCCGCAGGCCTTGCGCCAGGCCCTTTGGCGGCTGACGGACGACGCCTATAAGGGTGCCATCTCCGGCTATCTCGAGAAAAAGGCCAAAAGGGCCGTCGAGTACGTGGAGGAGCCTCTGGCGGATTTCACCCAGGAGCCTCCCGCCGTTCTGGTCCTGGACAGAACCCCGGCCGCCTTCGACTTGGCCCGGGCCGAGAAACTCGCCAAGGACGTGAGCCTCTCCCTGAAGCCTTATCCGAAAATCTACGATTCCCAAGTGTCGGTGCGCCTGCGCTCGCCCTGGCGCTATCTCGTCACGAGCGAGGGGACTTTCCTTTCCACCCCGGCCGAGAGCGTGCCCAACGCCCTCAGCTTCTGGGCCAGCACGCGAGCCGAGGACGGCATGAAAATGGGGGTCTTCAAAACCTGGACCATGAGGGATTTAAGCGAGCTTCCCCCGGAGCGGGAGCTCAAGGGCGAGATAAAGGCCCTGGCCGAGAAGCTCCTGGAGCTGCGCCGGGCCCCGGTGCAGGAGCCCATGGCGGCCCCCGCGATACTGGACCCGGAGTTCACCGGCGTTCTATTCCATGAGGCCCTCGGCCACAAGCTCGAGGGCCAGCGCCAGCGGGACCCCCAGCAGAGCCAGGTCTTCAAGGACTCGGTCGGTAAGAGAATCATTCCCGAGTTCTTGAGCCTCTGGGACGACCCGACTTTGGAGAGCTTCGAGGGCCGCCCCCTGCCCGGCTTCTATCAATACGACTCCGAGGGAGTCGCGGCGCGAAGCGTGGCCTTGGTGGAGCGCGGGGTCCTGAGAAACTTCCTGATGTCGCGCTGGCCGGCCAAGGGCTTCAAGCGTTCCAACGGGCACGGCCGCTCGGACTTCCACAAGCGGCCCACGGGACGCATGGCCAACCTCATCGTGCGCGCCGAGGGAGTTCGAAGCCCTGAGGCCTTGAAGGCCGAACTCCTGGCCCTCATACGCAAGTCGGGCAAGCCCTACGGCTTTTGGCTGGTGGGCTCCTCTGGAGGGGAAAACCCCAATTCCCGCCAGGCCGCGCAAACCTTGGAGGTGCGGCCGCAATTTGTCTACCGGGTGGACGGCAAGACGGGAGAAATGACTTTGGTGCGCGGCGTGAGCCTGGTGGGCACTCCCTTGGTGATCTTAAACCGCATCACGGCCGCGGGAAACGACCCGAGGCTTTCCAGCGGCTACTTTTGCGGCGCCGAGTCGGGCTCCATTCCCGTGAGCCAGATCGCCCCGAGCGTGCTCGTCTCAGAGGTGGAGCTCCAAAGGATTCCCGAGGATCGCAGCCGGCCGCCGCTTCTTCCCTCGCCCCTGCATGACTGA
- a CDS encoding tetratricopeptide repeat protein has protein sequence MKSAAGQANGRSQEVELFARKIIAWWLPILYFLISSLFYLRTYDSAQVKITVMQMGGLALLVFWVARLIEARGAPLSRSDLVCISPFLAYLAVGVLSFTHSPYAMASVDFFIRHFFFMTVALIVICEFNAAAADRLTRILVMTGWVAVVYGFWQIIDNTWFPPGVGKGIDPFIWRGAFGQRIFSTYGNPNFFADFLVILFPILFTQYLKTRKKRLLPLMTLLLIDLIMTGTKGAWVGFAMVIFLFGAIAFTYFKEQAAPYRKWILGVAAAGILGLVGFVAKDLSARIVSVNFRLFTWEATWELIMTQPWIGTGIGSFPPAYPAFRRPPIFHIEGKHNTETDHSENEYLEQILDNGLLGFGIFIWMMLSTMVVGFRSLGQLTTTLSLKDGRPPPRAYDLTGYLVALMGMLGHNCFDVSLRFVSSGVYLGLLCGMIVFLARGSGLYEMNDRREVKTAPVPGEASLVQTFSEFLVWPARLAAWGGLAWAAFFLFRDFADLQGPVERIVYQGDVLQWWLAWAVLSACVLAMTFLFVKLVYLSEKPAVALAVLAALYPLRIFWGYFKADVHHNVGIFFSKQRQWDQALHHYQIVQENNPNFVMSLYFMGNVFFDRFNMDKQYNPAWGDRDNQPRDDYERALDVFNEVRRLAPNYVQMHHQVGTLHMRRAEWAMGHGHPEEVPKYLERALNRFKLYEAIDPVYAPNYFRMGQIFMVQKRFAEAARVFEAAITAEKCEIDAVLLRNTFLRSTLLAYQGYVQESGRELSVHRHESAEAYTNLANAYFLMDNLQGAERAYRKALSLDSHYEQAKRNLSALYQKAQSLGLLRVAPAPFSLGVGSPVSSGYEIVPSKK, from the coding sequence ATGAAATCCGCAGCCGGACAGGCCAACGGCCGATCCCAGGAGGTGGAACTCTTCGCCAGGAAAATCATCGCCTGGTGGCTTCCCATCCTGTATTTCCTGATCTCCTCCCTGTTCTATTTGCGCACCTACGACTCCGCCCAGGTCAAGATCACGGTCATGCAGATGGGGGGCTTGGCCCTGCTGGTATTCTGGGTGGCCCGCCTCATCGAGGCGCGCGGAGCCCCTTTAAGCCGCAGCGACCTCGTCTGCATCTCCCCCTTCCTGGCCTATTTGGCGGTGGGAGTGCTCTCCTTCACCCATTCCCCCTACGCCATGGCGAGCGTGGATTTCTTCATCCGGCACTTTTTCTTCATGACCGTGGCCTTGATCGTCATCTGCGAGTTCAACGCCGCCGCGGCCGATAGGCTGACGAGGATCCTCGTCATGACCGGCTGGGTGGCCGTGGTCTACGGCTTCTGGCAGATCATCGACAACACTTGGTTTCCCCCCGGCGTGGGCAAGGGCATAGACCCCTTCATTTGGCGCGGGGCCTTCGGCCAGCGCATATTCTCGACCTACGGGAATCCCAATTTCTTCGCGGACTTTCTGGTCATTCTGTTTCCCATTCTTTTCACGCAATACCTCAAGACCAGGAAAAAAAGGCTGCTCCCCCTCATGACGCTGCTGCTAATAGACCTCATCATGACCGGCACCAAGGGGGCCTGGGTGGGTTTCGCCATGGTGATTTTTCTTTTCGGAGCGATCGCCTTCACTTATTTCAAGGAGCAGGCCGCTCCTTACCGCAAATGGATCCTGGGAGTCGCGGCCGCGGGCATCCTGGGGCTGGTGGGTTTCGTGGCCAAGGACTTGAGCGCCCGCATCGTCTCGGTCAATTTCAGGCTGTTCACCTGGGAGGCGACCTGGGAGCTGATCATGACCCAGCCCTGGATCGGAACCGGCATCGGGAGCTTCCCGCCGGCCTATCCGGCCTTTCGCCGACCGCCCATATTCCACATCGAGGGCAAGCACAACACCGAGACCGACCACTCGGAAAACGAGTACTTGGAGCAGATTCTAGACAACGGCCTCCTGGGGTTCGGCATCTTCATCTGGATGATGCTCAGCACCATGGTGGTGGGCTTCCGCTCTCTTGGGCAGCTGACCACCACCTTAAGCCTCAAGGACGGCCGGCCGCCCCCGCGCGCCTACGACCTGACGGGGTATCTCGTGGCCTTGATGGGGATGCTCGGGCATAACTGCTTCGACGTGAGCCTGCGCTTCGTGTCCTCTGGGGTGTACTTGGGGCTTCTCTGCGGGATGATCGTGTTTTTGGCAAGGGGAAGTGGGCTGTATGAGATGAATGACAGGCGCGAGGTTAAGACCGCGCCTGTCCCAGGCGAGGCCTCTCTCGTCCAAACTTTTTCGGAATTTCTAGTATGGCCGGCGCGTCTCGCGGCCTGGGGCGGCTTGGCCTGGGCCGCCTTCTTCCTTTTCAGGGACTTCGCCGATCTTCAGGGCCCGGTCGAACGCATCGTCTACCAGGGCGATGTGCTCCAGTGGTGGCTGGCCTGGGCGGTGCTCTCTGCCTGCGTGCTCGCGATGACGTTTCTCTTCGTCAAGCTGGTTTACCTTTCCGAGAAGCCGGCCGTGGCCTTGGCCGTGCTGGCGGCCCTCTATCCCCTGAGGATATTCTGGGGCTATTTCAAGGCCGACGTGCACCACAACGTCGGCATTTTCTTCTCGAAGCAGCGGCAATGGGACCAAGCCCTGCATCATTACCAGATCGTCCAGGAGAACAATCCCAACTTCGTGATGTCCCTCTACTTCATGGGCAACGTCTTCTTCGACCGCTTCAACATGGACAAGCAGTACAATCCGGCCTGGGGGGACAGGGACAACCAGCCCCGCGACGACTACGAGAGGGCCTTGGACGTCTTCAACGAGGTCCGGCGCCTGGCTCCCAACTACGTCCAGATGCACCATCAGGTGGGGACCTTGCACATGCGCCGGGCGGAATGGGCCATGGGCCACGGCCATCCCGAGGAGGTTCCGAAGTACTTGGAAAGGGCCTTGAACCGCTTCAAGCTCTACGAGGCGATAGATCCCGTCTACGCTCCGAACTACTTCCGCATGGGGCAGATATTCATGGTCCAGAAGCGCTTCGCCGAGGCCGCGCGAGTGTTCGAGGCGGCCATCACGGCCGAGAAGTGCGAGATTGATGCAGTGCTCCTCAGGAATACTTTCCTGAGGAGCACGCTGCTCGCGTACCAAGGTTATGTTCAAGAATCCGGGCGCGAGCTTTCCGTCCACCGGCACGAATCGGCCGAGGCCTACACTAATCTGGCCAACGCCTACTTCCTCATGGATAACCTCCAAGGCGCCGAGAGGGCCTACCGCAAAGCCCTCTCACTGGATTCCCATTACGAGCAGGCCAAGAGAAATCTGTCGGCCCTCTACCAGAAGGCGCAATCCTTGGGCCTTCTGCGCGTCGCGCCGGCGCCGTTTTCCCTTGGAGTGGGCAGCCCTGTCTCTTCCGGTTATGAAATCGTTCCTTCGAAAAAGTAG
- a CDS encoding glycosyltransferase family 2 protein, translating to MRRALVLLTFNEIEALPKIFDEIPRHSAQEFFAVDGGSLDGTRQFLEGKGLRVLDQPRRGRGVAFRVAAEATSAEALVFFSPDGNEDPADIPRLFEKLEEGYDMAIASRMMKGAFNEEDAQCLRPRKWVNQAFTLIANILWNRGSYITDAINGFRAVRRSAFAKMACDADGFVIEYQMSIRAMKEGLRVAEIATREGQRLGGKSTAKSLPTGMVFIRQLAREMLGVGQ from the coding sequence ATGAGAAGGGCCCTGGTTCTTCTTACTTTCAACGAGATCGAGGCCCTGCCCAAGATTTTCGACGAGATTCCGCGCCACTCGGCCCAGGAGTTCTTCGCGGTGGACGGAGGCTCCTTGGACGGCACGCGGCAGTTCCTGGAAGGCAAGGGCCTGCGCGTGCTGGATCAGCCCCGCCGCGGCAGGGGGGTGGCCTTCCGGGTCGCGGCCGAGGCGACCTCGGCGGAGGCCTTGGTTTTCTTTAGCCCCGATGGCAACGAGGATCCCGCGGACATCCCGCGCCTTTTCGAGAAGCTCGAGGAAGGCTATGACATGGCCATCGCCTCGCGCATGATGAAGGGGGCCTTCAACGAGGAGGACGCGCAGTGCCTGCGGCCGCGCAAATGGGTGAACCAGGCCTTCACCTTGATCGCGAACATCCTTTGGAATAGGGGATCGTACATCACCGACGCCATCAACGGGTTCAGGGCGGTGCGGCGCTCGGCCTTCGCCAAGATGGCCTGCGACGCCGACGGCTTCGTGATCGAATATCAAATGTCCATACGGGCGATGAAGGAGGGCCTGCGCGTGGCCGAGATCGCGACGCGGGAAGGCCAGCGCCTGGGGGGAAAGAGCACGGCCAAGTCTTTGCCCACTGGAATGGTTTTCATTCGGCAGTTGGCCCGCGAGATGCTGGGGGTGGGGCAATGA
- a CDS encoding NAD-dependent epimerase/dehydratase family protein — protein sequence MGFWDNKKVLVTGGAGFIGSHLVEELLRRGKGVRVTVADNFSHGREANLEAVRSDISLLRADFRSPEDCRKACQGAEVVLNLAARVAGVAYNAEHPATMFRENMLMACHMMEAARLAGVERFLAVSSACVYPREAMIPTPEGEGFKGSPEITNEGYGWAKRMAEYLGRAYHQEHGMTVAIARPYNAYGPRDHFGSQDCHVIAALIGRILGGEDPVLVWGDGSQSRAFLYVEDLARGLLDSAERCAECDPVNIGTDEEIKIRDLAELILKVSGSRAKLIFDAAKPSGQPRRNCDTSKARQKMGFLAQVGLEEGLARTIAWCRENQEVLGLAR from the coding sequence ATGGGGTTTTGGGACAATAAAAAAGTCTTGGTGACGGGCGGGGCGGGCTTTATCGGGAGCCACCTGGTGGAGGAGCTCCTGCGCCGGGGCAAAGGCGTGCGCGTGACAGTGGCCGACAATTTCTCCCATGGCCGGGAGGCCAACCTCGAGGCCGTGAGGAGCGACATCTCGCTTCTGCGGGCCGATTTCCGCTCTCCGGAGGACTGCCGCAAGGCCTGCCAGGGAGCCGAGGTCGTGCTCAATCTCGCCGCGCGCGTGGCCGGGGTCGCCTATAACGCCGAACATCCCGCGACCATGTTCCGGGAGAACATGCTCATGGCCTGCCACATGATGGAGGCCGCGCGCCTGGCCGGGGTCGAGAGATTCCTGGCCGTGAGCTCCGCCTGCGTCTATCCCCGGGAGGCGATGATTCCCACGCCCGAGGGCGAGGGCTTCAAAGGCAGCCCCGAGATCACCAATGAGGGCTACGGCTGGGCCAAGCGCATGGCCGAGTACCTGGGCCGAGCCTACCACCAGGAGCACGGCATGACGGTGGCCATCGCCAGGCCCTACAACGCCTACGGCCCGCGGGACCATTTCGGCTCCCAGGACTGCCATGTGATCGCGGCCTTGATCGGCCGGATTCTCGGGGGCGAGGATCCCGTCCTGGTTTGGGGGGACGGATCGCAGAGCCGGGCTTTCCTCTACGTCGAGGACTTGGCGCGCGGGCTTCTGGACTCGGCCGAGCGCTGCGCCGAGTGCGATCCCGTTAATATCGGAACCGACGAGGAGATCAAGATCCGCGATTTGGCCGAGCTGATACTGAAGGTCTCCGGCTCTCGGGCCAAGCTCATTTTCGACGCGGCCAAGCCCTCTGGCCAGCCCCGGCGCAATTGCGATACCAGCAAGGCCAGGCAGAAGATGGGCTTCTTGGCCCAGGTAGGCCTCGAGGAAGGACTTGCGCGGACGATCGCCTGGTGCCGGGAAAACCAAGAGGTCTTGGGGCTCGCGAGATGA